Part of the Nostoc sp. ATCC 53789 genome, TTGATTAAGTTGTCCAGCAAAGCATTCGACTAGGGGGAGTTTGCCATAATTCTTCACCACCTCAATTGCCGGACGATTTTCGTTAGCTTTTAAACGATGTCTCAGAATTAGAATAGTGCTGTCAATGCCTTCGTGAATATCAAAGGGAACTTTATAATCCTTATCTGCTCTGGAAAAGGTTCGCAAACTGGTACTGATACTACGAATACGGTTAACACCCAATTTCATCGATTCCAGTAGTTTAGGTAAATCTTCGCGTAAATAATTCAGGTCGATGGCATCAATTTCGTCTTTAATATCTGAGCCAGGATTAGGAAACTTCTCTTGATAAAGATTAATCAGTGCAAACAAGTCTTTAATATAGTCTTTGGCTGGTTCAATGTTGCCGGCAATGAAACCAATAGGATTGTTGATTTCATGAGCAACACCTGCCACCAGATTACCAAGAGCAGACATTTTTTCACCTTGCACTAATTGCAATTGCATCGTTTGGAGTTCTTGTAAAGCTTGTTCTAATCGTTGCTTCTGCTGTTGCAGCAATTGTTTTGCTTCCTGGCTTTCGGTTATGTCTTCAGAAGTACCAAGAATGCCAAAAATATTTCCTTCTATATCTTTTAGAGGAATTTTATTTGTGTTTGACCAGATTTTTTTTCCATCTGCTTGCTGTAATGTTTCGATAATATTGAGTTCAGCTTGTCCAGACTCTATGATCTGGCGATCGCACTTTACATACCAATCTGCTTCTTCACGAGTCCAAGGTAGATCGTAGTCTGTTTTACCAATAACATTTTCTGGCAATTCTACACCCGAAGCTTGAGCAAATTTCTGGTTACAGCCTAAATAAACACTATTGCGGTCTTTCCAGAAAACAGACTGAGGGATATTATCCATAATTAACCGCAAGAATTGTTCCGTCTGTCCCAGGTTTTCTAGAGTATTTTGTGCTTGCTGATAAAGTTGAGCGTTTTCTAAGGAGATTGCAGCTTGAGTACATAACAAATTGAGAATTTCGACGCGATCGCTGCTAAACGCCCCAGCAACCAGATTGTTTTCTAAATATAAAATCCCTAATAGTTTGCCTTGATAGAGAATCGGTATACACAGCAAGCTTTTGGGTTGCTGACGCATGATGTAGGGATCAGCCATCAACAATGGATGCACTGTGGCATCATGAATAACCGTAGCTTGCAGGCTGCGTTTAACCGCATAAATTAGGCTATGGGGAATGTCTGCGCTATCTTCTACAAAAATGGATTGTAACAACCTTGATTGCTGCCCAACTTCAGTAGTTGCCTCAACTAGCAATCTACCTTCTTTGAGCAGTAGTAACGCACACTTATCTGCTCCAGCATTTTCAATTACCACTTGCAGCAGTTTTGTAAGTAATTTATCCAGTTCAATTTCACTGGAAAGAGTCTGAGAGGCTTTGAGAACCGTTGCCAAATCTAGCATTACTGATGCACTGCTGCTAGATGTTGGTGATTTATTAGTGCTTGAGTGCAAGGTAGTAATGGTATCAATATTTGCGTTTGCGATCGCAGAGTCACTTCGTGAACGCGTCTGTTGTAAAATTGGCGCTAGCAGTTGTGGATAACGTTGTTCTAAGTCATCGACTTTGGCTTTAGCATCCCAGCGGGTGTAGCAATAATAAGCATTAATCAAATACTCTTGAGCAATGCGTTCTTTGCCCCATTCTAAATAAAACTTGGCGGCGAGTTCGTTGGCAAGAGCTTCTTCGTTGATGTATTCATTTTCTTTTGCTTGAGCAATGGCGCGATCGTATGACTCGATTGCATCCATATACTTGCCAGAAATTCTTGCCATTTCCGCAGACAGCAATAGATATCGATGTAGAAAATTTTGGGGACAATTATCCGCCCAGTTTTTCTGGATTTGTTGATGTTCTTGGATAATGTCCCAATACTGCTTTTTATTATCTAATGTCGCATTGGGATAGAGGGCTACTAAACTGAGTGGATAATAGAAGTGATACTGAATAATTGGGAAAAAGCCAGAGTTGCAAGCAAGGGTTTTCTCAGCTTCTTCTGCCGCTTCAATGGCATCTTCATAGCGACCATAAAGGTAAGACAATTGGATTTTGAGAAAAGAGTACCAATTAATTCCATGATCAAAGTTATTTTTCTGTCTCCAAACTTCTATATAAGGAATATTTTCGCTATTGTCATCATCTAAGAAATCGGTGCTTTTAGATATATCTTGTAGGCTCAACAGAAACTGACGCTGTAAAGTAAATGCATACAACATATTGACATCATTTACCTGTTGGACGTAGCTCAAATATTTTTCAGTTTCCGTGTAAACATCCGATAGGCGATCGCCCTTAATTAACATTGCCCAAATCAAAAACGAAACTGCCCAAACACCAAATACCAAATTTCCCGTTTCTTGACAGATTTGGAATGATTGTTGGGAAAGCGGTAAATTCGTTTTTAAATGCTGATTATAGGGATTAGTGGTGTGAGCAAAGATATTATTGGTCTTAAAAATAAATTGGGTACTATTGAAGTGACGATCAAGTTTTAGTGCTAACCTACCGAACTCATAAGCAGTTTGATAACTACTTTGATTTGCCAGACTCATTCCATAGAGACAGTAAGCAAAACCGGAACTTTCGGCATTGCCATAAGTCAAGGATAAACCGATCATTAATAGAGGAGCCAAACAACTAAGGTTTTGATCTCCTCCCATATAAGCTGCTGCCCAAAGATCAGCTAAAAGACCCATACACATCTTTTTATCTGGATCTGTCATCTCAGGCAAATCGAATAAATCTGCTGTGTGAATTTCTGCAAGTTTAGATTTTAATTCTTTAAGCTCAGTTTCGATAGCAATTTGTTGTTTCTCAGAAGTAACAGGCAAATCCATACCCATGATGCTTAAAGCTTTCAGACCAGCTTTAATCCCATCTGTGATATTTTCGCCCTGAGTCATTTTCAGGTACATCTGAGTTCCATAAATGCTTGCTTTCTCAAACTTATCTCTACTATTACTTAATGCTATATTAAATAATGTTTCTGCTTGATTAAAGTCGCCAATTAAATATTCACACTTCGCAGATTCTCGATGTAAATCAAAGATGAGATTGTAATTAATTTGCCAAGTTTCCTCTGTTAGTAATTCTCGTCCTAATGTGAAATATTTGACTGCCGCTTTATAAGCAGTGGAAGCTTTAGCTTTCTTCCCAGCAATTAGATTAAGTTGAGCCAACTCTAATTTTTGGGATTGTTCATGAATTATATCAATCCCTTCATTTAACTGATTAACAATATCAAAGATGCTGTTTTCAATTAATTCAGGTAATGTATTATTTAAGAGTAATTGCCCAATTTTTAAATGAGTAGCTTTTCTTTGAGACTCAGGTATCAGAGAATAAGCAGCTTGCTGTACGCGGTCATGGAGAAATTTATAAGAGCAGGAATCAGGATAATTGTCTTGCTTCAATTCTGAATTCTGACTTCTGTTAGTGTTTGCATAGCGTCTGTCTGCGCTATGCTGCGCGAACGTAGAAAAGTGGGGCGTAGTCCATTCTGACTCCTCTTGATAGAATTTGTAGACTTCATTAGTAGGGATAATCAACCCATCTTGCACAGCTTTCCAAAAGTCTGCGGCTGTTTCCACTTGAGATTTTTCATGGACGATCGCTAATGCGGCTAAATCAAATTGGTTTCCTACACAAGCCGCTAATTTCAAAATTTCTTGAGTTTCTGTTGACAACTTTTTAAGTTGAATTGCCATGAACTCTACGACATCATCGGTAAGAGCGATCGCTCGCACCTGAGCAATATCACATTCCCAATAACCACCGTCAAAATTAAACGTAATTAGTTGATCTTGATGTAGTACTTTGAGAAATTGGGTACTGAAGAAAGGATTACCTTTAGTTTTGCTCAATACCAACTCTGTTAAGGGTACAGCTAACTCTAGGGAACAACTCAATGTATCTGCAACCAAATCATTGACCGATGTTTGATCAAGAGGAGCTAAGGTAATTGTATTGACTGTAGCGCCTAGTTTCTGAATTTCTTCCAAAGTCAGCATTAGCGGATGTACTGGGTTGACTTCGTTATATCGATAAGCACCAATTAACAGTAGATAGCCGATTTCGACTTCGCTCATTAATAAGTGCATTAACTTTAAAGAAGCAGAATCTGCCCATTGCAGATCATCAATAAAAATTACCAATGGATGTTCTAGTGCAGTGAAGACTTGAGTAAATTTCAAAAACAGCAAATTGAAGCGATTTTGGGCTGCACTTCCAGAAAGTTCCGGTGCAGGAGGCTGTTTACCAATCATACTTTCCAGTTCTGGAATCACCTCAATCATCACTTGTCCGTTCTCACCCAAAGCAGAGAGAATTTTGCACTTCCACTGCTCAAATTGAGCGTCAGTTTCACTCAGCAGTTGCCTGATTAAGTCTCGGAAAGCTTGCACAAAGGCAGAGAAAGGAATGTTGCGCTGGAATTGGTCGAATTTACCTTTAATGAAGTAACCCCGTTGTCGCACGATTGGCTTGTGGACTTCG contains:
- a CDS encoding AAA family ATPase — encoded protein: MNIAVKPMDKLFNYRISEQLYAGSRTLVYRAIRETDQLPVVIKLLQQEYPTFNDLLLFRNQYTIAKNIDLPGIVHPYSLEPYRNSYALVMEDFGGISLRDWMNETMRGKQYSLTEFLEIAIALSNILDGLYRHRVIHKDIKPANILINPETKQVKLIDFSIASLLSRETQEVHSPNVLEGTLAYLSPEQTGRMNRGIDYRSDYYSLGVTFYELLAGHLPFESNDPMELVHSHIAKQPEKLGGTREEDIPKVLCDIVMKLMAKNAEDRYQSALGLKFDLEKCLSQLSEIGSIKSFKLGERDICDRFIIPEKLYGRQDEVESLLSAFERVSQGSTEIMLVAGFSGIGKTAVVNEVHKPIVRQRGYFIKGKFDQFQRNIPFSAFVQAFRDLIRQLLSETDAQFEQWKCKILSALGENGQVMIEVIPELESMIGKQPPAPELSGSAAQNRFNLLFLKFTQVFTALEHPLVIFIDDLQWADSASLKLMHLLMSEVEIGYLLLIGAYRYNEVNPVHPLMLTLEEIQKLGATVNTITLAPLDQTSVNDLVADTLSCSLELAVPLTELVLSKTKGNPFFSTQFLKVLHQDQLITFNFDGGYWECDIAQVRAIALTDDVVEFMAIQLKKLSTETQEILKLAACVGNQFDLAALAIVHEKSQVETAADFWKAVQDGLIIPTNEVYKFYQEESEWTTPHFSTFAQHSADRRYANTNRSQNSELKQDNYPDSCSYKFLHDRVQQAAYSLIPESQRKATHLKIGQLLLNNTLPELIENSIFDIVNQLNEGIDIIHEQSQKLELAQLNLIAGKKAKASTAYKAAVKYFTLGRELLTEETWQINYNLIFDLHRESAKCEYLIGDFNQAETLFNIALSNSRDKFEKASIYGTQMYLKMTQGENITDGIKAGLKALSIMGMDLPVTSEKQQIAIETELKELKSKLAEIHTADLFDLPEMTDPDKKMCMGLLADLWAAAYMGGDQNLSCLAPLLMIGLSLTYGNAESSGFAYCLYGMSLANQSSYQTAYEFGRLALKLDRHFNSTQFIFKTNNIFAHTTNPYNQHLKTNLPLSQQSFQICQETGNLVFGVWAVSFLIWAMLIKGDRLSDVYTETEKYLSYVQQVNDVNMLYAFTLQRQFLLSLQDISKSTDFLDDDNSENIPYIEVWRQKNNFDHGINWYSFLKIQLSYLYGRYEDAIEAAEEAEKTLACNSGFFPIIQYHFYYPLSLVALYPNATLDNKKQYWDIIQEHQQIQKNWADNCPQNFLHRYLLLSAEMARISGKYMDAIESYDRAIAQAKENEYINEEALANELAAKFYLEWGKERIAQEYLINAYYCYTRWDAKAKVDDLEQRYPQLLAPILQQTRSRSDSAIANANIDTITTLHSSTNKSPTSSSSASVMLDLATVLKASQTLSSEIELDKLLTKLLQVVIENAGADKCALLLLKEGRLLVEATTEVGQQSRLLQSIFVEDSADIPHSLIYAVKRSLQATVIHDATVHPLLMADPYIMRQQPKSLLCIPILYQGKLLGILYLENNLVAGAFSSDRVEILNLLCTQAAISLENAQLYQQAQNTLENLGQTEQFLRLIMDNIPQSVFWKDRNSVYLGCNQKFAQASGVELPENVIGKTDYDLPWTREEADWYVKCDRQIIESGQAELNIIETLQQADGKKIWSNTNKIPLKDIEGNIFGILGTSEDITESQEAKQLLQQQKQRLEQALQELQTMQLQLVQGEKMSALGNLVAGVAHEINNPIGFIAGNIEPAKDYIKDLFALINLYQEKFPNPGSDIKDEIDAIDLNYLREDLPKLLESMKLGVNRIRSISTSLRTFSRADKDYKVPFDIHEGIDSTILILRHRLKANENRPAIEVVKNYGKLPLVECFAGQLNQVFMNLLANAIDALEQYNTERSLEAILANPNCITIQTRVANSGQNILIKIADNGVGMSPEVKERVFDHLFTTKPVGKGTGLGLAIARQIVVEGHGGSLSCTSELGQGTEFVIQISTQQQ